Proteins encoded in a region of the Paenibacillus pedocola genome:
- a CDS encoding cobalamin-dependent protein (Presence of a B(12) (cobalamin)-binding domain implies dependence on cobalamin itself, in one of its several forms, or in some unusual lineages, dependence on a cobalamin-like analog.) yields MHLDQQNAGERLKVIADQLAEDITSRQYEQQPDLEQRFGPSGRARTKQDSLYHLRYLAQSVALESPLLFINYVAWLKVLLVQYKITAEDLRINLKLMKEAISARVEQPERELILSYLDMGLYHTRGEESLPSFLQPQKPYFREADEYLKLLLDGERRKASEFVLDLYKDGIPIHDIYLHIFQETQYEIGRLWQMGRITVAQEHYCTACTQSIISQLYPQWIRAQNGKKRLVAVGVGEELHEIGLRMLADFFEMEGWNTFYLGSNMPVEGLVRHLKEQPAELLAISITMTFHVSEVIRVISSIRSHRELDSLRIMVGGMPFNIDTELWKKVGADGYAPDAKLALEVAERLVSEEAILKAGFPND; encoded by the coding sequence ATGCATCTTGATCAGCAGAATGCAGGAGAACGGCTGAAAGTGATAGCCGATCAGCTGGCGGAGGATATCACTTCACGCCAGTATGAACAACAGCCTGACCTAGAGCAAAGATTCGGTCCTTCCGGAAGAGCAAGAACGAAGCAGGATTCCTTATATCATTTGCGGTATCTGGCCCAGAGTGTGGCGCTGGAGAGTCCGCTTCTGTTTATTAACTACGTTGCCTGGCTGAAAGTGCTGCTTGTGCAGTACAAGATTACGGCTGAGGATCTGCGGATTAATCTCAAGCTGATGAAAGAAGCGATAAGTGCCCGGGTAGAGCAGCCGGAAAGAGAGCTGATTCTAAGTTATCTGGACATGGGCCTTTATCATACACGCGGGGAGGAGAGCCTGCCTTCCTTTCTTCAGCCTCAAAAGCCCTATTTCCGGGAGGCGGACGAATATCTGAAGCTGCTTCTGGACGGAGAACGGCGTAAGGCTTCGGAGTTTGTACTGGACTTATATAAGGACGGCATACCGATCCACGATATTTATCTGCATATCTTTCAGGAAACCCAATATGAGATTGGACGGCTGTGGCAGATGGGGCGCATTACAGTAGCCCAGGAGCATTACTGCACAGCCTGTACCCAGAGCATTATCTCCCAGCTCTATCCGCAATGGATTCGGGCACAGAATGGCAAGAAAAGACTGGTTGCGGTTGGTGTGGGTGAAGAGCTTCATGAAATCGGACTGCGGATGCTGGCTGATTTCTTCGAAATGGAGGGCTGGAATACGTTCTATCTGGGCTCTAATATGCCCGTAGAGGGCCTGGTCCGTCATTTGAAGGAGCAGCCTGCCGAGCTGCTGGCAATTTCAATTACTATGACTTTTCATGTATCGGAGGTCATTCGCGTGATATCGTCCATCCGCAGCCATCGTGAGCTGGACAGCCTCCGCATTATGGTCGGCGGAATGCCGTTTAATATAGACACTGAACTATGGAAGAAGGTCGGCGCTGACGGCTATGCCCCGGACGCGAAGCTTGCACTGGAGGTGGCGGAACGGCTTGTTTCTGAAGAGGCCATACTGAAGGCGGGGTTTCCAAATGATTGA
- a CDS encoding MFS transporter produces the protein MRKVLGSNWVLALLFLGWSLGNLDRYVMNYAVLTITEDLSLSATSTGILLSSFFAGYAIMQMPGGWLADKFGSRKVLILSVVLWSIFTAMTGAAWSLGSILIIRFLFGIGEGGFQPAASKLIAGIFPQEKRARAMSILLTSGGLMAFITPIFSAYVLDSIGWRHMFMYIGIVGIIIAVLYWKFIYNPQQASGVEAVVNAVKTPQPGFGQLFKTPMMWSLLIAYFSIYAVNWGLASWMPTYLSDVRGLSMKSLGLLQMIPSVASFAGLFAGGYLLDKMTGGKERYAGAFSCAVIGAMLYLMFNASSVEGFIIYQSVTSIFLAFVLILLPAIVLKKIPAASTGSAMGMVNTGGQLAGFIAPMAIGFMVDAFKGSYEAAFWMLIGFTLVCTVALLSLNFNKGAALEDKLTLAETNG, from the coding sequence ATGCGGAAGGTGCTAGGCAGCAATTGGGTGTTGGCATTGTTATTTTTGGGATGGTCATTAGGGAATCTGGACCGGTACGTAATGAATTACGCAGTGCTAACGATTACGGAAGATTTAAGCCTCAGTGCTACATCGACGGGGATTTTGCTTAGCTCCTTTTTTGCCGGTTATGCCATTATGCAGATGCCCGGGGGCTGGCTCGCCGATAAGTTTGGTTCAAGGAAGGTACTGATCCTTTCTGTTGTGTTGTGGTCGATCTTTACGGCAATGACAGGCGCAGCCTGGTCACTTGGTTCCATCCTGATCATCCGCTTCCTGTTCGGGATTGGCGAAGGCGGCTTCCAGCCCGCAGCTTCGAAGCTTATTGCAGGTATCTTTCCGCAGGAGAAGCGGGCCAGGGCGATGTCGATTTTATTAACCTCAGGCGGTCTTATGGCCTTTATTACACCGATTTTCTCAGCTTATGTATTGGATTCAATAGGCTGGCGCCATATGTTCATGTACATAGGCATCGTGGGGATTATCATCGCCGTCCTGTATTGGAAGTTTATCTACAATCCGCAACAGGCTTCTGGCGTTGAAGCTGTGGTGAATGCTGTGAAAACCCCGCAGCCGGGGTTCGGCCAGCTGTTCAAAACCCCGATGATGTGGAGTCTGCTAATCGCTTATTTCAGTATTTATGCCGTGAACTGGGGGCTGGCCAGCTGGATGCCGACATATCTGTCTGATGTCCGGGGACTTTCCATGAAATCGCTTGGCCTGCTCCAGATGATTCCGAGTGTCGCTTCGTTTGCCGGACTTTTTGCAGGGGGTTACTTGCTCGATAAGATGACTGGAGGAAAGGAACGGTATGCCGGCGCTTTCTCCTGTGCTGTAATCGGGGCAATGCTCTACCTTATGTTTAATGCCTCAAGCGTGGAAGGTTTTATTATCTATCAATCAGTTACAAGTATTTTTCTTGCTTTTGTGCTTATTCTGCTGCCGGCGATCGTGCTGAAAAAAATCCCGGCGGCTTCGACCGGCTCAGCGATGGGGATGGTTAATACCGGAGGTCAGCTGGCCGGTTTTATTGCACCTATGGCTATCGGGTTCATGGTTGATGCCTTCAAGGGCTCCTATGAAGCGGCCTTCTGGATGCTGATCGGGTTTACACTCGTCTGTACCGTGGCGCTGCTCAGCTTGAACTTCAACAAAGGCGCGGCTTTGGAGGACAAGCTGACACTGGCCGAAACCAACGGCTAA
- a CDS encoding NAD(P)H-binding protein codes for MNTPGTAKEVTTENRPEPVIGSEGTGRRASIALTGASGYIGHNLLKLLTGDYDVIALSRHGNQKENRPNVEWRSCELFSMSSAEQALQGADYAIYLVHSMLPSAKLTQAAFEDMDAILADNFARAARKNGIKQIVYLSGIIPGNIPQEQLSRHLRSRLEVERILGSYGVPVTTIRAGLIVGPQGSSFPILVKLVRRLPVMLLPKWTRTATQPIALSEVLLALRKCIGSAELYGRAIDVGGPGSMTYKEMMLKTAEVLHKRRRLFDIPLLTIHLSRLWVTLITGAPKEMAYPLIESLTHPMVVHPARTVPGISDGRIPFDEAAREALKAEDEAARRPKGKSTAPAKSNSGSKSKKAADVRSIQRVVLPGNTNTDWAARYYLEWLGRTLKPLVRIDYDGRNIYRVHLRASRKPILELTYLPERSSAESTVYQISGGAFTKKGDPHEGRLEFLQIPGTRECVIAIHDYLPSLPWFLYKYTQAKAHLWVMAAFRRHLQRLGSKS; via the coding sequence ATGAATACACCCGGAACTGCAAAAGAGGTAACAACCGAGAACAGGCCTGAGCCAGTCATAGGGAGTGAAGGCACCGGCCGGAGAGCGAGTATCGCCTTAACCGGAGCCAGCGGATACATCGGCCATAATCTGCTGAAGCTGTTGACCGGGGATTACGACGTGATCGCCCTGTCAAGGCACGGGAACCAGAAGGAGAACCGCCCGAATGTGGAGTGGCGCTCCTGTGAGCTGTTCTCGATGTCATCGGCAGAGCAGGCGCTGCAGGGCGCAGACTATGCAATCTACCTCGTTCATTCGATGCTGCCGTCGGCTAAGCTGACCCAAGCGGCCTTTGAGGATATGGATGCGATACTGGCGGACAATTTTGCCCGGGCAGCCCGCAAGAACGGCATTAAGCAGATCGTCTACTTAAGCGGCATTATTCCCGGGAATATCCCGCAGGAGCAGCTCTCCCGCCATTTACGCAGCCGGCTTGAGGTGGAGCGGATTCTCGGCTCTTACGGGGTACCCGTTACAACCATCCGTGCCGGATTGATTGTAGGTCCGCAGGGCTCTTCCTTCCCGATCCTGGTCAAGCTGGTCCGGCGTCTGCCGGTCATGCTGCTGCCGAAATGGACGCGGACAGCCACCCAGCCAATCGCCTTGTCAGAGGTACTCCTTGCACTCCGCAAATGTATCGGCAGCGCTGAGTTATACGGCCGCGCGATCGACGTCGGCGGTCCCGGCAGCATGACTTATAAAGAAATGATGCTGAAGACCGCGGAGGTCCTGCATAAAAGACGGAGATTATTCGATATTCCGCTGCTGACCATCCATCTGTCGCGCCTCTGGGTAACGCTGATCACCGGAGCGCCGAAGGAGATGGCCTACCCGCTGATTGAAAGCCTGACCCACCCTATGGTTGTTCATCCTGCGCGGACGGTTCCCGGCATCAGCGATGGCCGGATTCCTTTTGATGAAGCTGCGCGGGAGGCACTGAAGGCGGAGGACGAAGCCGCAAGGAGGCCCAAAGGGAAATCCACCGCCCCTGCCAAATCAAACTCCGGAAGCAAATCAAAAAAGGCCGCCGATGTCCGCTCCATTCAGCGCGTAGTACTGCCGGGCAATACCAATACCGATTGGGCCGCCCGTTATTATCTGGAGTGGCTGGGCAGAACATTGAAGCCGCTGGTCCGTATTGATTATGACGGGAGGAATATTTACCGCGTGCATCTGCGGGCCAGCCGCAAACCTATTCTGGAGTTGACCTATCTCCCGGAAAGGAGCAGTGCGGAGAGCACAGTGTATCAAATTTCCGGCGGAGCCTTCACCAAAAAAGGCGATCCCCATGAAGGCAGGCTTGAATTCCTGCAGATTCCCGGCACCCGGGAATGCGTAATTGCCATCCATGATTATCTGCCTTCCCTGCCGTGGTTTCTCTATAAATATACACAAGCCAAAGCCCATCTGTGGGTAATGGCCGCTTTCCGCAGACATTTGCAGCGGTTAGGCAGCAAGTCTTAA
- a CDS encoding SRPBCC family protein, which produces MTNQMVSRVEDKSLILEREFNAPRELVFQAFSQAEHLKHWWGPRGWSLPVCHIDFREGGVWHYCMKCEDKNQGDFYGMESWGKGVYREIIEPEKIVYVDYFSDAEGNVNEDLAETLVTLTFTQTDSGTLVICRSDYATPEDLKQVMDMGMLQGITETWNRLVEHLANIR; this is translated from the coding sequence ATGACTAATCAAATGGTATCCAGAGTAGAGGACAAATCGCTTATTCTTGAACGTGAATTCAATGCTCCCCGTGAGCTGGTGTTTCAGGCATTCTCACAAGCGGAGCATCTGAAGCACTGGTGGGGGCCGCGCGGCTGGAGTCTTCCGGTATGCCATATCGATTTCCGCGAGGGCGGAGTCTGGCATTACTGTATGAAATGCGAGGACAAGAATCAGGGCGATTTCTACGGAATGGAATCCTGGGGCAAGGGCGTATACCGTGAGATCATCGAGCCCGAGAAGATTGTCTATGTTGATTATTTCTCTGATGCTGAGGGCAATGTGAACGAAGATTTGGCAGAGACGCTGGTAACGCTGACCTTCACCCAAACGGATAGCGGGACATTGGTCATTTGCCGCTCGGATTATGCAACCCCCGAAGACCTGAAGCAGGTAATGGATATGGGCATGCTCCAAGGCATCACGGAAACCTGGAACAGACTGGTTGAGCATTTGGCAAACATCCGGTAG
- the msrA gene encoding peptide-methionine (S)-S-oxide reductase MsrA has product MNDQQNTRQQLATFAGGCFWCMVKPFDELPGIVSVVSGYTGGHTGNPTYAEVGTETTGHFEAVQITFEPELFPYTRLLDIYWQLIDPTDRGGQFMDRGSSYRTAIFVHSEEQRAQAEASKAALQAEKRFKSPIVTEILPAAPFYPAEAEHQDYYKTHPLDYKLYLKGSGRGDFTELHWNGREDKERLRSRLTALQYEVTQHKGTEPAYDNAYWNHFQDGIYTDVLNGDPLFSSRDKFDSGTGWPAFTSPLEPGLVRREADYSGGGVRTLLRSRLSGAYLGQLSYDGPEPSKLHYRIYSAAIRFVPKGELAVNGLERYLALFADDKPVEA; this is encoded by the coding sequence ATGAATGATCAGCAGAATACCCGGCAGCAGCTCGCCACCTTTGCCGGGGGCTGCTTCTGGTGTATGGTCAAGCCGTTTGACGAGCTGCCGGGCATTGTCTCCGTGGTGTCCGGCTATACGGGCGGACATACCGGGAACCCGACATATGCTGAGGTCGGAACCGAGACAACCGGACATTTTGAGGCGGTACAGATTACCTTTGAGCCGGAGCTGTTTCCGTACACGCGTCTGCTGGACATCTATTGGCAGCTGATTGATCCGACTGACCGGGGCGGCCAGTTCATGGACCGGGGGAGTTCTTACCGGACGGCTATCTTCGTGCACAGTGAAGAGCAGCGGGCCCAGGCGGAGGCGTCCAAAGCCGCGCTTCAGGCAGAGAAGCGGTTCAAGTCTCCGATTGTGACCGAAATCCTGCCCGCCGCACCGTTTTATCCGGCTGAAGCGGAGCATCAGGACTACTATAAGACTCATCCGCTGGATTATAAGCTGTATCTGAAGGGCTCCGGCCGGGGGGATTTCACCGAACTACATTGGAACGGGCGTGAAGACAAGGAACGTCTGCGTTCCCGGCTGACCGCTCTGCAATACGAAGTGACCCAGCATAAAGGGACGGAGCCTGCGTACGACAATGCGTACTGGAACCATTTTCAAGACGGCATTTATACCGATGTGCTGAATGGTGATCCGCTGTTCAGCTCCCGGGACAAGTTCGATTCAGGTACCGGCTGGCCCGCGTTCACCTCACCGCTCGAACCGGGGCTGGTCCGCAGGGAAGCGGACTACAGCGGCGGCGGGGTGCGGACATTGCTGCGGAGCAGGCTGAGCGGTGCTTACCTAGGGCAGTTGTCCTATGACGGTCCGGAGCCTTCGAAGCTGCATTACCGGATTTATTCAGCCGCAATCCGCTTTGTTCCGAAGGGGGAGCTTGCTGTAAACGGGCTGGAGCGCTACCTGGCACTGTTTGCGGATGATAAGCCGGTGGAGGCATAG
- a CDS encoding ArsR/SmtB family transcription factor has product MNAMVMSALAEPNRLQMVELLRGHPLTVGEIARQLQLRQPQASKHLRVLSEAGIVESKVDANRRIYSLCPAPFRELDDWLENYRVLWEDRLDRLDDYLQTLEKKLPAEQQD; this is encoded by the coding sequence ATGAATGCAATGGTTATGAGTGCCTTGGCCGAACCTAACCGCCTGCAGATGGTTGAACTGCTGCGCGGTCATCCGCTCACTGTAGGCGAAATCGCCCGGCAGCTGCAGCTTCGGCAGCCCCAAGCCTCGAAGCATTTGCGGGTTTTAAGCGAGGCCGGAATCGTGGAGTCCAAGGTCGATGCCAACCGCAGAATCTACAGTCTGTGCCCGGCTCCTTTCCGGGAACTGGACGATTGGCTGGAGAACTACCGTGTACTATGGGAGGACAGATTGGACCGCCTGGATGATTACTTACAGACGCTGGAGAAGAAATTGCCGGCAGAGCAGCAAGACTAA
- a CDS encoding ATP-binding protein codes for MIDHEQEIRKLRGTIEKLSHQVIDGQQREEQILAEFSAMNNELITMHRRLAKNNAELKELKEEAEAANRAKSLFLATVSHEIRTPMNGILGMTELLGAEGMEEEQQSYLQVIRDSAQYLLQMINNLLDISKIEARKMELNKISFSVHDLLEHAFKLLSPAAVKRGNTLKWKIGSGVADTLEGDSPKILQVLINLLGNAVKFTQNGEVELTVSLAGEDEFCQRLCFAVRDEGIGISQEDQAALFQPYSQMSRDGEKAAEGTGLGLSICKSMVELMGGTIKVDSSPGQGSTFRFGLVLDKPTSLPEPQSPAEAALPEGRFSTQPVLVAEDNGLNRTLLQQQLKRLGITEVHLVGSGSEAVEAWQQQEYGLILMDSRLPGMNGDEAVRLIRQLELSGARPRIPIIGVTGDGAEESRLQFVRAGLDDWAAKPLSLQKLQQLLDKWFGREPYIPVLQQDTLTGIREMDGDEEPQFLRMLVEIFKSDTPLRLAALDAAASMRNLPEMAAVAHGLKSGSLSIGAQYFSHLSALVELHARAEEYDLAVQQLTKLGPAYEEACRELEGLL; via the coding sequence ATGATTGACCATGAGCAGGAAATCCGCAAACTGAGGGGGACCATCGAGAAGCTCTCGCATCAGGTGATTGACGGCCAGCAGCGGGAAGAACAAATCTTAGCCGAATTTTCGGCGATGAACAATGAATTGATTACGATGCACCGTCGCCTTGCCAAGAATAATGCCGAACTTAAGGAGCTGAAAGAAGAGGCGGAAGCGGCCAACCGGGCGAAAAGCCTGTTTCTGGCTACAGTCAGCCACGAAATCCGCACACCGATGAACGGTATTCTGGGTATGACCGAACTGCTCGGGGCAGAGGGGATGGAGGAAGAACAGCAGAGTTATCTGCAGGTGATCCGTGATTCCGCGCAGTACCTGCTGCAGATGATCAATAATCTGCTCGATATCTCCAAAATTGAAGCCAGAAAAATGGAACTGAACAAGATATCCTTCAGCGTTCATGATCTGCTGGAGCATGCCTTCAAGCTGCTCTCTCCCGCTGCTGTAAAGCGCGGAAATACTTTGAAGTGGAAGATTGGAAGCGGTGTGGCGGATACGCTTGAGGGAGATTCCCCCAAAATCCTTCAAGTGCTCATCAATCTGCTCGGCAATGCGGTGAAGTTCACGCAGAACGGGGAAGTAGAGCTGACAGTGAGTCTGGCCGGTGAGGATGAATTCTGTCAGAGGCTTTGCTTTGCAGTCCGGGATGAGGGTATCGGCATCTCACAGGAGGATCAGGCGGCTCTATTTCAGCCGTATTCGCAAATGAGCCGGGATGGGGAGAAGGCAGCAGAAGGTACCGGACTCGGCCTGTCGATTTGCAAGTCTATGGTAGAACTGATGGGCGGAACAATTAAGGTGGATAGTTCACCAGGACAGGGTTCCACCTTCCGCTTCGGGCTTGTGCTGGACAAACCGACAAGCCTGCCGGAGCCGCAGTCTCCCGCTGAAGCTGCATTGCCGGAGGGCCGATTCAGTACGCAACCCGTACTGGTTGCGGAAGACAATGGGCTGAACCGCACACTGCTGCAGCAGCAGCTCAAGAGGCTGGGGATTACAGAGGTGCATCTGGTGGGCAGCGGCAGTGAGGCTGTAGAAGCCTGGCAGCAGCAGGAGTATGGGCTGATTCTGATGGACAGCAGGCTTCCGGGCATGAATGGCGACGAGGCGGTCCGTCTCATCCGCCAGCTGGAATTATCCGGGGCAAGGCCGAGAATTCCCATCATTGGTGTGACCGGAGACGGGGCGGAAGAGAGCCGGTTGCAGTTCGTCCGGGCTGGCTTGGATGATTGGGCGGCGAAACCGCTGAGTCTGCAGAAGCTGCAGCAGCTTCTGGACAAATGGTTTGGCAGGGAGCCGTATATTCCCGTCCTTCAGCAAGACACGCTGACCGGCATCCGGGAGATGGACGGTGACGAAGAGCCGCAATTTCTCCGCATGCTGGTAGAGATTTTCAAAAGTGATACCCCCCTTCGGCTGGCGGCGCTGGATGCGGCGGCGTCGATGAGGAATCTTCCGGAGATGGCGGCGGTTGCCCACGGCCTGAAATCGGGCAGTCTGAGCATCGGTGCGCAGTATTTTTCCCATTTGTCCGCGTTGGTTGAACTGCATGCCAGAGCAGAGGAATATGACCTGGCCGTGCAGCAGCTGACTAAGCTTGGGCCTGCATACGAGGAAGCCTGCCGGGAGCTGGAAGGTCTGCTGTAG
- a CDS encoding M20 family metallopeptidase, with the protein MDRTAKISAAIEHKRESFITLSNTLWEMAETAFEEHQSAEAICQALEQEGFTVERQVAGLQTGFVGSYGSGQPVVAILGEFDALPGLSQLQGLARPEAAEPGGNGHGCGHNLLGTGSLAAAVAVKDYMESTGLQGTVRYYGCPAEESGSGKAYMVREGLFSDVDLALSWHPYTAALVQHLSSLANYAVKFKFYGKSAHAAAAPHLGRSALDAVELMNVGVNYLREHMIPEARVHYAVTNAGGSSANVVQAYAEVSYLIRSPKQQQVVELYNRVHDIAKGAALMTGTVMETEFEGAAANLIPNRTLAEVMHANLTAIGIPDYDADEWQYAADIRATLSPEERDAALYGMDPLTVMKLKDKAIADVIIPLYPVEPTMPGSTDVADVSWIVPTVQCMTACWAMGTALHTWQVVAQGTMPIAHKGMLQAAKVIAGTAIEAMENPQIIAAAKAEQTERLQGQSYVSMIPALQLPPRL; encoded by the coding sequence ATGGATAGAACAGCTAAAATCTCTGCGGCGATTGAACATAAACGGGAGTCTTTCATTACGCTTAGCAATACACTTTGGGAGATGGCGGAGACTGCATTCGAAGAGCATCAGTCGGCAGAAGCGATCTGCCAGGCGCTTGAACAAGAAGGCTTTACCGTGGAACGGCAGGTTGCGGGGCTGCAGACAGGATTTGTCGGCAGTTACGGAAGCGGCCAGCCGGTGGTGGCGATTCTGGGTGAATTTGATGCTTTGCCGGGGCTTAGCCAGTTGCAGGGACTTGCCCGTCCGGAGGCGGCCGAGCCCGGCGGGAACGGGCATGGCTGCGGACATAATCTGCTGGGAACCGGATCATTAGCAGCGGCAGTAGCAGTTAAAGATTACATGGAAAGCACAGGGCTTCAAGGCACGGTGCGGTATTACGGCTGCCCGGCAGAGGAGAGCGGCTCCGGCAAAGCCTACATGGTACGTGAAGGGCTGTTCAGCGATGTTGATCTGGCGTTAAGCTGGCATCCTTATACAGCGGCACTTGTACAGCATTTAAGTTCGCTGGCGAACTATGCAGTGAAGTTCAAGTTTTACGGTAAGAGTGCACATGCTGCAGCAGCCCCGCATCTCGGACGCAGCGCACTCGATGCCGTTGAGCTGATGAATGTAGGTGTCAACTATTTAAGGGAGCATATGATTCCAGAGGCCCGGGTGCATTATGCGGTTACGAATGCGGGCGGTTCTTCGGCCAATGTAGTCCAGGCCTATGCGGAAGTATCATATTTGATCCGTTCCCCCAAGCAGCAGCAGGTCGTCGAGCTGTACAATCGTGTCCATGATATTGCTAAAGGCGCAGCGCTGATGACGGGAACGGTGATGGAGACCGAATTCGAGGGGGCGGCAGCGAATCTGATTCCTAACAGAACACTGGCTGAGGTGATGCATGCCAACCTGACCGCAATCGGCATTCCCGATTATGATGCAGACGAGTGGCAGTATGCTGCTGACATCCGCGCGACCTTGTCGCCTGAGGAAAGGGATGCTGCTCTATATGGGATGGACCCGCTGACGGTGATGAAACTGAAAGACAAGGCAATTGCCGATGTCATCATTCCCCTATATCCGGTTGAACCAACCATGCCGGGGTCGACAGATGTGGCGGATGTCAGCTGGATCGTTCCAACAGTTCAGTGCATGACTGCTTGCTGGGCGATGGGTACTGCCTTGCATACGTGGCAGGTCGTGGCACAGGGAACGATGCCGATTGCCCACAAGGGAATGCTCCAGGCGGCTAAAGTTATCGCCGGTACAGCTATTGAAGCGATGGAGAATCCGCAGATCATTGCCGCAGCAAAAGCCGAACAAACGGAAAGACTGCAGGGCCAATCTTATGTCTCAATGATTCCGGCTTTGCAGCTGCCGCCCCGCTTATAA